A window of the Eretmochelys imbricata isolate rEreImb1 chromosome 7, rEreImb1.hap1, whole genome shotgun sequence genome harbors these coding sequences:
- the HELLS gene encoding lymphoid-specific helicase isoform X5: MPARNTPSSGGHLGAEMGEQAEAAVITPSMLEEEEQLEAAGMEKERQMLEKARMSWDRDSSEMRYKRLQHLLEKSNIYSKFLLTKMEQQQLEEQKRKEKLEKKKEMLLKAATSQNLTDEKEEKSVVKKKRGREDETYYISEVMSKEEILSVAKKSKVENQDESSSNKLGAEDLQKNGDSNSVIKDRLSQAVRHNAKHFLDPVRKFNGQPIPFQQPKLFSGGVMRWYQVEGMEWLRMLWENGINGILADEMGLGKTIQCIATIALMVERGVPGPFLVCGPLSTLPNWMSEFKRFTPEIPIMLYHGAQQERRKLVQKIHRREGSLQIHPVVITSFEIAMRDRNALQHCFWKYLIVDEGHRIKNMNCRLIRELKRFNADNKLLLTGTPLQNNLAELWSLLNFLLPDVFDDLKSFESWFDITSITEIAEDIVAKEREQNILHMLHQILTPFLLRRLKSDVALEVPPKREVVVYAPLAKKQETFYTAIVNRTIKKLLGNNEEEVVELSPTGRPKRRSRKAVDYRERDGDTPDELEKLISKMQEEVEKERPVIEMTIPTDSEINLKLQNIMMLLRKCCNHPYLIEYPLDPATQQFKQIWERVDEDLVKNSGKFLLLDRMLPELKKRGHKVLLFSQMTLMLDILMDYCYLRNYKFSRLDGSMSYTEREENMHKFNTDPEVFIFLVSTRAGGLGINLTAADTVIIYDSDWNPQSDLQAQDRCHRIGQTKPVVVYRLVTANTVDQKIVERAAAKRKLEKLIIHKTTLQTEHTSASTI; encoded by the exons atgccGGCCCGCAACACCCCGAGCAGCGGCG GGCACctgggggcagagatgggtgaACAAGCAGAAGCAGCCGTGATTACACCATCCAtgctggaagaggaggagcagctggaggcagcaggGATGGAGAAGGAGAGGCAAATGCTGGAAAAG GCTCGCATGTCCTGGGACAGAGACTCCAGTGAAATGCGCTACAAGAGGCTTCAACACTTGCTTGAAAAAAGCAACATATATTCAAAATTCTTGCTGACCAAAATGGAACAGCAGCAACTGGAG GagcagaaaaggaaagagaaattagaaaaaaagaaagaaatgttatTAAAAGCGGCAACG AGTCAGAATCTAACTGATGAAAAAGAGGAGAAATCTG TTgtgaagaaaaaaagaggaagagaagatgaAACCTATTACATTTCAGAAGTCATGTCCAAAGAG gAAATCTTGTCAGTGGCCAAAAAAAGCAAAGTAGAAAATCAG GATGAAAGCTCTTCTAACAAACTGGGTGCAGAAGAcctacagaaaaatggagattctAATAGTGTCATTAAAGATAGGTTGTCACAAGCTGTACGACATAATGCCAAGCACTTCCTTGATCCAGTACGGAAATTTAATGGGCAGCCAATACCCTTTCAACAGCCAAAGCTTTTTTCAGGAGGTGTTATGAGGTGGTACCAAGTTGAAGGCATGGAATGGCTCAGG ATGCTTTGGGAAAATGGCATTAATGGCATTTTGGCTGATGAAATGGGACTGGGAAAGACAATCCAATGTATTGCTACAATAGCACTGATGGTAGAGAGAGGAGTCCCTGGACCATTCTTAGTATGTGGTCCCTTGTCTACTCTTCCTAACTGGATGTCTGAGTTCAAGAGATTCACTCCAGAG ATTCCCATAATGCTGTACCATGGAGCCCAGCAGGAACGTCGTAAATTGGTTCAAAAAATTCACAGGCGAGAAGGTTCACTGCAAATTCATCCTGTGGTCATTACTTCGTTTGAAATAGCCATGAGAGACAGAAATGCCTTGCAG caTTGCTTCTGGAAGTATCTGATAGTGGATGAAGGACATAGGATTAAGAACATGAACTGTCGTCTTATCAGGGAATTAAAACGGTTTAATGCTGACAATAAACTTCTGTTAACTGGCACTCCCTTGCAAAACAACTTGGCAGAACTCTGGTCACTACTTAACTTCCTGCTGCCAGATGTATTTGATGACTTGAAAAG CTTTGAGTCCTGGTTTGACATTACAAGCATTACAGAAATTGCTGAAGATATTGTTGCTAAAGAAAGGGAGCAGAACATCTTACACATGTTGCACCAG aTTTTGACGCCTTTCTTATTGAGAAGACTGAAATCTGATGTAGCTCTTGAGGTTCCTCCTAAACGAGAAGTTGTGGTCTATGCACCACTGGCAAAGAAACAAGAAACCTTCTATACTGCTATTGTAAATCGGACCATTAAAAAGCTGCTCGGAAACAATGAG GAAGAAGTAGTGGAGTTGAGTCCTACAGGACGACCAAAGCGTCGGAGTCGAAAAGCGGTTGATTACCGTGAACGAGATGGTGATACGCCTGATGAGCTGGAAAAACTGATCAGCAAAATGCAAGAAGAAGTAGAAAAAGAGAG GCCAGTGATAGAAATGACCATTCCTACGGATTCAGAAATCAACCTTAAACTGCAGAATATTATGATGTTACTGAGGAAATGTTGTAACCATCCATATCTCATTGAATATCCACTGGACCCTGCCACGCAGCAATTTAAG CAGATATGGGAGAGA GTTGATGAAGATCTAGTGAAGAATTCAGGCAAATTTCTACTTTTGGACCGGATGCTGCCAGAACTGAAAAAGAGAGGACACAAG GTGTTGCTGTTCTCACAAATGACACTGATGTTGGACATTTTGATGGATTATTGCTATCTGCGGAATTACAAATTTAGTCGTTTGGATGGATCTATGTCCTatacagagagagaagaaaat ATGCATAAATTTAATACAGATCCTGAAGTTTTCATATTTTTAGTGAGTACACGGGCTGGAGGTCTGGGCATTAATTTGACTGCAGCAGACACAGTCATCATCTATGATAGTGACTGG AACCCCCAGTCTGACCTTCAGGCCCAAGATAGATGTCACAGAATTGGTCAGACAAAGCCAGTTGTTGTTTATCGCCTCGTGACAGCAAATACTGTTGACCAGAAGATTGTGGAGAGAGCTGCTGCCAAAAGGAAGCTAGAGAAGTTGATTATTCATAAAA